A section of the Halalkalicoccus tibetensis genome encodes:
- a CDS encoding DMT family transporter: MSGYSNWRHLDSERIGLLLVFLSAVGFGTLGIFGIYAQRADLSIPTVLVFRFLFATIFVWALLAWRGRLALLHGRALLIALGLGAFGYATQSGLYFVGLEFMTAGMVAIVLYTYPVFVVVLAVALIGERVSRSMLIALCFALGGIALVTGANSAGASLVGVLVVLGAALAYAAYITLSRSMLVTIDPLVLTAYVLPAAGTSFLVIGAAGGDLTIPQTLSAWTILLCLGIFATAIPVVAFFAGLKQIGASRAGIISTAEPPVTVALGAVLFAEPVTTGTVIGGILILIGVIILERE, encoded by the coding sequence ATGAGTGGCTACAGCAACTGGCGTCATCTTGATTCTGAACGGATAGGACTCCTGTTGGTATTCCTTTCAGCTGTCGGCTTCGGTACGCTCGGTATCTTTGGCATCTACGCTCAACGTGCAGATCTCTCGATTCCGACCGTGCTCGTCTTTCGGTTCCTATTCGCAACGATATTCGTGTGGGCACTCCTTGCGTGGAGAGGCCGATTAGCACTTCTTCACGGGCGAGCATTGCTGATTGCACTCGGACTCGGAGCGTTCGGCTACGCGACTCAAAGCGGGCTCTACTTCGTCGGATTGGAATTTATGACCGCAGGAATGGTCGCCATCGTTCTCTATACATATCCTGTCTTTGTCGTCGTTCTGGCGGTTGCCCTCATTGGGGAACGGGTGAGCCGATCGATGCTAATAGCACTCTGCTTCGCTCTCGGCGGTATCGCACTCGTCACTGGAGCAAACTCCGCGGGTGCATCGCTTGTAGGCGTACTCGTCGTTCTTGGCGCTGCACTTGCGTACGCCGCTTACATTACTCTCTCCCGATCGATGCTCGTGACAATTGATCCGCTGGTTCTGACTGCGTACGTGCTACCGGCTGCTGGCACATCGTTTCTCGTCATTGGCGCGGCAGGCGGAGACCTCACGATTCCACAGACACTATCTGCATGGACGATTCTCCTGTGTCTCGGGATTTTCGCGACCGCGATTCCAGTCGTTGCGTTCTTCGCCGGGCTCAAACAGATCGGCGCCAGTCGAGCTGGGATCATAAGCACTGCTGAACCCCCTGTCACAGTTGCTCTCGGTGCGGTACTATTCGCCGAACCAGTCACGACGGGAACGGTTATCGGTGGTATTCTCATCCTGATTGGTGTCATTATACTTGAACGCGAATGA
- a CDS encoding TRAM domain-containing protein produces MGPTQSRFPNTRSNLETSSRTVRIAIVPQTWTQPDSDTDATEESTQAATESTPPVTEGNHRTVEIETIGEQGDGIARVERGYVVIVPDTDPQTISLCSSISRCSHSISPLSDMHNERGHPCGTTSSQRLY; encoded by the coding sequence ATGGGTCCTACACAATCGAGATTCCCGAACACGAGGTCGAACTTGGAGACCTCGAGCCGGACCGTTCGCATCGCTATCGTTCCGCAGACCTGGACTCAGCCCGACTCGGATACTGACGCTACTGAGGAATCGACGCAAGCGGCTACTGAGTCCACTCCGCCCGTTACTGAGGGCAATCACCGAACCGTCGAGATCGAGACGATCGGCGAGCAGGGCGACGGGATCGCACGAGTTGAGCGAGGCTACGTGGTCATCGTTCCTGATACCGATCCACAGACGATCTCGCTCTGCTCGTCAATAAGCAGGTGTTCCCACTCAATCTCCCCGCTCTCAGATATGCACAACGAACGGGGACACCCTTGTGGAACAACCTCATCGCAACGGTTGTATTGA
- a CDS encoding DUF6788 family protein — protein sequence MPPTAPPSLPNYLADGLPKQDDETLQEVQDYVDELLAAREQRRSEPVTEDELPEDAQVLENESDGAVYLEYRTCGDESCSCMSGGAEHGPYKYRAYRTVIPCGESISAKHPPVI from the coding sequence ATGCCCCCGACTGCACCCCCATCGCTCCCGAATTACCTCGCCGACGGGCTTCCCAAACAGGACGACGAGACCCTGCAGGAAGTCCAAGACTACGTCGACGAGTTGCTTGCCGCTCGCGAACAGCGTCGAAGCGAGCCAGTCACCGAAGACGAACTCCCCGAGGATGCCCAGGTTCTCGAGAACGAATCAGACGGTGCTGTGTATCTCGAATATCGCACCTGCGGTGATGAGAGCTGCTCGTGTATGAGCGGTGGTGCGGAGCATGGGCCATACAAATACCGTGCGTATCGGACGGTGATACCGTGCGGCGAGAGTATCTCGGCAAAGCATCCGCCAGTGATATGA
- a CDS encoding orc1/cdc6 family replication initiation protein, with the protein MRRFERKQNIFRNKDALGESYQPDQIEERDEEIDEYMDALQPVVDGWEPNNIFLYGNTGVGKTAVTDYLLERLQNDVSEYEDIDLSVISLNCKTLNSSYQVAVELVNKLRPAGGEISSTGYPQQTVFKKLYEEFEAIGGTILLVLDEIDSIGARDELLYELPRARANNNLDRAKVGVIGISNDFKFRDQLDPRVQDTLCERELHFPPYDAPELENILDSRADVAITEDGLEQGVLNFCAALAARDSGSARQALDLLRLAGEIAENSNADLIKRDHVEAARARLEQERVEEGMRELTTHGRLALLAVISKAAKEETPCRTRDIYEEYLTLCSSSGTDSLAQRSVHNHLSDLRMLGILSAFENRSGSRGNYYSYELDVPFTSAIEAMSDVLRIDSEIEMIREIASVNGIS; encoded by the coding sequence ATGCGTCGGTTCGAGCGGAAGCAAAACATCTTCCGCAATAAAGACGCCCTCGGAGAATCCTATCAGCCCGATCAAATTGAGGAACGCGACGAGGAGATCGATGAGTATATGGATGCTCTTCAACCAGTCGTCGACGGCTGGGAACCGAACAATATCTTTCTCTACGGAAATACTGGCGTTGGGAAAACGGCTGTTACCGACTACCTTCTCGAGAGACTGCAGAATGATGTCTCGGAGTACGAGGATATTGATCTTTCAGTCATCTCGCTCAACTGTAAAACGTTGAATTCATCGTACCAGGTAGCTGTTGAACTCGTCAACAAACTTCGACCAGCCGGTGGAGAGATTAGTTCGACCGGCTATCCACAACAAACCGTTTTCAAAAAACTGTACGAAGAATTCGAAGCGATCGGTGGAACTATTCTTTTAGTACTTGACGAGATCGATTCGATTGGAGCACGTGATGAACTCTTATACGAACTACCTCGAGCTCGAGCGAACAACAATCTCGATAGAGCGAAAGTCGGTGTTATCGGAATTAGCAACGATTTCAAGTTCCGTGACCAACTGGATCCTCGCGTTCAAGATACGCTTTGTGAACGAGAACTACATTTCCCACCGTACGATGCACCTGAGCTCGAAAATATTCTCGATTCTCGAGCTGACGTCGCAATCACCGAAGACGGGCTTGAGCAAGGTGTGTTAAATTTCTGTGCTGCCCTTGCTGCACGTGATAGTGGCAGTGCTCGACAGGCACTCGACTTACTTCGACTTGCTGGAGAGATCGCTGAAAACAGTAATGCCGACCTTATTAAACGTGATCACGTCGAAGCAGCCCGAGCACGACTCGAACAAGAACGTGTTGAAGAGGGAATGCGAGAACTCACGACCCACGGCCGACTGGCACTCCTGGCAGTGATCTCGAAGGCTGCGAAGGAGGAAACACCGTGTCGTACCCGTGATATATATGAGGAATATCTTACTCTCTGTAGCTCTTCTGGAACCGACTCGCTCGCCCAGCGTTCGGTACATAATCATCTCTCAGACCTCCGAATGCTTGGGATACTGTCAGCATTCGAGAATCGTAGTGGATCACGTGGTAACTACTACAGTTATGAATTGGATGTTCCGTTCACCAGTGCAATCGAAGCAATGTCTGATGTTCTTCGAATCGACAGTGAAATCGAGATGATTCGAGAGATCGCGTCGGTCAACGGCATTTCGTAG
- a CDS encoding winged helix-turn-helix domain-containing protein, with protein MASTGADTDVEGNADTQLIADVTAELLEESNPQELSDFTDRFKAVAHPLRFAILYRLRDADGMSAKELSNMTGRSGNALHSHLSKLVEANLVTQWKQTDPEKHQPYSYYAISGIGARTIDFAVELVAHEGDAFEEYQ; from the coding sequence ATGGCAAGCACAGGGGCGGATACCGATGTGGAGGGAAATGCCGATACACAGCTCATTGCTGACGTTACAGCAGAGTTGCTCGAAGAGTCGAATCCACAGGAGCTGTCCGATTTCACCGATCGATTCAAGGCAGTAGCTCATCCGCTGCGGTTCGCTATTTTGTATCGGCTTCGGGATGCCGATGGCATGAGTGCAAAGGAACTCTCCAATATGACTGGCCGAAGCGGAAACGCTCTCCACTCACATCTCAGCAAGCTCGTCGAAGCTAATCTCGTTACACAGTGGAAACAAACGGATCCTGAGAAACATCAGCCCTACTCCTACTATGCGATTAGTGGCATTGGAGCACGAACTATCGACTTCGCAGTGGAATTGGTAGCGCACGAAGGGGACGCTTTCGAGGAGTACCAATAA
- a CDS encoding metal-dependent hydrolase, whose translation MTSISLSSYVESTFIHRGIIHTALFLIAIITVAGLWGSPKQFKLASGLAVSSHLVIDSLSLMGVLWLFPLEIGVSGDLSLHGSTATLVLWALSARLLVWRRQRPSLDSD comes from the coding sequence TTGACGTCGATTTCTCTTTCCAGCTATGTGGAGAGCACATTCATCCATCGCGGGATAATACATACGGCTCTCTTCCTCATCGCGATCATTACCGTAGCTGGCCTATGGGGATCCCCAAAGCAATTCAAACTGGCGAGCGGATTGGCTGTCAGTTCACATCTGGTGATCGATTCATTGTCGCTGATGGGGGTGCTATGGCTGTTTCCGCTCGAGATCGGTGTAAGCGGAGATCTGTCGCTTCATGGGTCAACAGCAACGCTCGTTCTGTGGGCCCTCTCGGCCAGATTGCTCGTATGGCGAAGGCAACGACCGTCACTGGATTCTGACTGA
- the gdhB gene encoding glutamate dehydrogenase GdhB: MAPQTNATGDESDEATIELTESESALETARRQLDHAANQLDIDPNIVERLKHPNKVHEVTVPIKRDDGTVEVFTGYRAQHDSVRGPFKGGLRYHPEVTRDECVGLGMWMTWKCAVMDLPFGGAKGGIAVNPKELSSAEKERLTRRFAQELRDVIGPNQDIPAPDMGTDPKTMAWLMDAYSMQEGETIPGVVTGKPPVVGGSEGREEAPGRSVAIITQLVCEYYDRQLEDTTVAVQGYGSVGANAARLLDDWGATVVAISDVNGAMYEPAGIDTASVPTHDEEPEAVTKHADTVISNDELLTLDVNVLIPAALGNVITKENAEAIAADFVVEGANGPITSTADSILTERDVTVIPDILANAGGVTVSYFEWLQDINRRAWSLKRVNDELEVEMQAAWDAVRSEFEQRDVTWRDAAYIVALSRIAEAHEARGLWP; the protein is encoded by the coding sequence ATGGCACCTCAAACTAACGCTACCGGCGACGAATCGGATGAAGCGACAATCGAATTAACTGAATCGGAATCGGCGCTCGAAACGGCTCGTCGGCAGCTGGATCATGCTGCGAATCAGCTCGATATCGATCCTAACATCGTCGAGCGACTCAAGCATCCAAACAAGGTTCACGAGGTAACAGTCCCCATTAAACGTGACGACGGAACAGTCGAAGTGTTCACGGGCTATCGAGCACAACACGATAGCGTCAGAGGCCCGTTTAAGGGTGGACTCCGATACCACCCCGAGGTAACCAGAGACGAGTGTGTCGGCCTCGGCATGTGGATGACCTGGAAATGTGCCGTGATGGACCTTCCGTTCGGTGGTGCCAAGGGTGGTATCGCAGTCAACCCGAAGGAGCTGAGTTCGGCGGAAAAAGAGCGCCTTACTCGCCGATTCGCACAGGAGCTTCGCGACGTGATTGGCCCGAACCAAGATATTCCAGCACCCGATATGGGAACGGACCCGAAAACGATGGCGTGGTTAATGGACGCGTACTCGATGCAAGAAGGTGAGACAATACCGGGTGTCGTCACCGGTAAACCGCCCGTGGTCGGTGGCAGCGAGGGTCGTGAAGAAGCCCCCGGACGAAGTGTCGCAATCATCACGCAGTTGGTCTGCGAGTACTATGACCGACAACTTGAGGATACCACCGTGGCAGTCCAAGGCTACGGAAGCGTTGGGGCAAATGCGGCCCGTCTCCTCGACGATTGGGGTGCGACAGTCGTCGCGATCAGCGATGTGAATGGCGCAATGTACGAACCAGCAGGGATCGATACTGCATCTGTCCCGACACACGACGAGGAGCCGGAAGCAGTCACGAAGCATGCTGACACTGTTATTTCGAACGACGAGTTGCTCACGCTCGACGTCAACGTGCTTATTCCCGCTGCCTTAGGAAACGTAATCACCAAAGAGAATGCGGAGGCAATAGCTGCAGACTTCGTCGTCGAAGGTGCGAACGGGCCGATCACCTCGACAGCTGATTCGATCCTCACAGAGCGAGACGTTACAGTAATTCCAGATATTCTCGCCAACGCTGGCGGGGTTACGGTGAGCTACTTTGAGTGGCTTCAGGACATCAATCGGCGAGCGTGGTCGCTCAAACGAGTAAACGACGAACTCGAAGTCGAGATGCAGGCTGCTTGGGATGCAGTTCGATCGGAGTTCGAGCAGCGGGACGTCACATGGCGTGACGCGGCCTACATCGTCGCACTGTCCCGCATTGCGGAGGCGCACGAAGCACGAGGGCTCTGGCCGTAA
- a CDS encoding rubrerythrin-like domain-containing protein, giving the protein MRDIDLESNEETPYECFECGNIIVVENNPGQCPDCGGPMRNRLIPLE; this is encoded by the coding sequence ATGAGAGATATCGACCTCGAATCCAACGAAGAAACCCCATACGAGTGCTTTGAGTGTGGTAACATCATCGTCGTAGAAAATAACCCCGGCCAGTGTCCCGATTGTGGCGGGCCGATGCGAAATCGGCTCATACCGCTTGAATAA
- a CDS encoding helix-turn-helix transcriptional regulator — protein MQTSQYTESFPFLSFCFNTRRQQILIVLSENPQYGLAIKGELEDYYGNEVNHGRLYPNLDELVERDLIAKSELDKCTNQYELSNDGYDLLLGELNWRLSKVVTGEERTEDITQLLDNAT, from the coding sequence ATCCAAACCTCACAATACACGGAATCATTTCCATTCCTCTCCTTCTGCTTCAACACCCGGCGACAGCAGATCCTCATCGTCTTGAGCGAGAACCCACAATACGGCCTCGCGATCAAAGGCGAACTCGAGGACTACTATGGAAACGAGGTCAATCACGGTCGGCTCTACCCCAACCTTGACGAGCTGGTCGAGCGCGATCTGATCGCAAAAAGCGAACTCGACAAATGTACTAACCAGTACGAACTCAGTAACGACGGCTATGACCTCCTGCTCGGCGAGCTCAACTGGAGGCTATCAAAGGTCGTGACGGGCGAGGAGCGCACAGAGGATATTACTCAGCTGCTCGACAATGCCACGTAG
- a CDS encoding TRAM domain-containing protein, translated as METIGDQGDGIARVERGYVVIVPDTDPHEHVEIEITSVAKTVPSAKSSNATSTTNRGSLIVAVARRMLLKSRDHPQNPAYIIRCREKYLNSLDCLRRRFSGANRVIPISDEATIYHKASQNGNCEAIASTADGETSNCSCRTLVDLSISRPAPIQVY; from the coding sequence ATCGAAACCATCGGCGATCAAGGCGATGGGATCGCACGAGTCGAACGAGGGTATGTGGTTATCGTCCCCGATACGGATCCCCACGAACACGTTGAGATCGAAATTACCAGCGTAGCGAAAACCGTGCCTTCGGCGAAGTCGTCGAACGCTACGAGTACAACGAATAGGGGCTCTCTCATCGTAGCGGTAGCTAGAAGGATGTTGCTGAAGAGTAGAGACCATCCGCAGAATCCCGCTTACATCATCCGTTGTCGCGAGAAGTACTTAAACAGCCTTGACTGCTTGCGGCGTCGTTTCTCCGGGGCGAATCGAGTAATACCGATTAGCGACGAAGCTACGATCTACCACAAAGCGAGTCAAAACGGGAACTGTGAGGCCATAGCCAGCACTGCGGACGGTGAGACATCCAATTGTTCCTGTCGAACTCTTGTGGACCTTTCCATCTCGAGACCCGCACCAATACAGGTGTACTGA
- a CDS encoding YqcI/YcgG family protein, translated as MNGTGLLFDQSEVQDAIETGELIAWKKKRYIAFRETMQSTRYPCYFAANAEDNDTARYLFAGNIRDRDALLKVRDGLREYLERYQSIAERTTLVIFFKPPNKDQSEQEYRDQFWRVLEFLHKRDPEPWPSDIPTDPDDPEWEFCFSGEPMFIVGRAPFYTDRKSRYTPYGLEITVQPRGILDDISGNTIEGQHARSIIRDRLKDYDDIAPHPDIGDYSDPTTREWKQYILPTSNDESLNEFPFEISAWFEE; from the coding sequence ATGAATGGGACAGGGCTACTGTTTGACCAATCTGAAGTGCAAGACGCGATAGAAACAGGAGAACTGATCGCTTGGAAGAAAAAAAGATATATTGCGTTCAGGGAGACGATGCAGAGCACTCGTTATCCATGTTATTTTGCAGCAAACGCTGAAGATAACGATACCGCTCGTTACCTCTTCGCGGGGAATATTCGTGATCGTGACGCACTCCTCAAAGTGAGAGATGGATTGCGAGAATATCTCGAGCGGTATCAGTCAATAGCTGAGCGAACGACCTTGGTGATATTTTTCAAGCCACCTAACAAGGATCAGAGCGAACAAGAATACCGAGATCAATTCTGGAGAGTTCTCGAATTCCTGCACAAGCGGGATCCGGAACCATGGCCTAGCGACATTCCTACGGATCCAGATGATCCAGAGTGGGAATTCTGCTTCTCTGGAGAACCGATGTTCATCGTTGGGCGCGCTCCATTCTATACGGATCGAAAGAGCAGGTATACACCATATGGGCTAGAAATAACGGTCCAGCCACGTGGGATACTTGACGATATTAGTGGAAATACGATAGAAGGTCAACACGCTCGTTCGATCATCAGGGATCGGTTAAAGGACTATGATGATATTGCTCCCCACCCTGACATTGGAGATTATAGTGATCCCACTACACGGGAATGGAAACAATATATACTTCCGACGTCAAATGACGAGAGTTTAAATGAATTCCCTTTTGAAATAAGTGCCTGGTTTGAAGAGTAA
- the cysC gene encoding adenylyl-sulfate kinase: MSGETIWLFGLPCSGKTTLAKGLIGPSTVHLDGDYLRNTLNSDLGFSKEDRTENLRRAAGVAQALNEQGFDVIASFITPYRSQRELIAEKIENVSFIYINAPVEVCEERDVKGMYEQARKGEIEGFTGIDAPFEEPETEEIELEVRTATHSKENSIEQINMELDHKFDPSHIFIGRWQPLHDGHRTIIDSAADNGKDVIIAIRDTELSEKNPLTAQERRELIEDVYEDHPNVETMIIPDVDTVAIGRDVGYSVVSVPEEVAEISGTKTREEYEKSELLTGQHFED; encoded by the coding sequence ATGTCGGGAGAAACCATATGGCTCTTCGGACTGCCCTGTTCCGGAAAGACGACGCTCGCCAAAGGGTTAATTGGTCCAAGTACGGTCCATCTGGACGGTGATTATCTTCGGAACACCCTCAATTCCGATCTCGGGTTTTCGAAAGAAGATCGAACCGAGAATCTCAGACGGGCTGCTGGAGTCGCACAAGCGTTGAACGAACAGGGATTTGATGTCATCGCATCGTTCATCACCCCGTATCGTTCTCAGCGAGAACTGATTGCCGAGAAGATTGAGAATGTTTCGTTTATATATATCAATGCACCTGTCGAAGTGTGCGAGGAACGTGACGTAAAAGGAATGTATGAGCAGGCTCGCAAGGGCGAGATCGAGGGATTTACCGGTATCGACGCGCCATTTGAGGAGCCAGAGACAGAGGAGATCGAACTCGAAGTTCGGACTGCGACGCACTCGAAGGAAAACAGTATCGAGCAGATCAACATGGAACTGGACCATAAGTTCGATCCAAGTCACATCTTCATTGGTCGTTGGCAACCACTCCATGATGGCCATCGGACAATCATTGATTCAGCCGCTGACAACGGAAAAGACGTTATTATTGCCATCCGCGATACCGAACTCAGCGAGAAGAATCCACTCACGGCACAGGAGCGCCGAGAACTGATTGAGGACGTCTACGAGGATCATCCGAACGTTGAGACAATGATCATTCCGGATGTCGATACCGTCGCTATCGGACGGGATGTCGGGTACTCAGTCGTCTCAGTTCCCGAGGAGGTCGCAGAGATCAGCGGAACCAAGACGCGTGAAGAGTATGAGAAAAGTGAACTCCTCACAGGACAGCACTTCGAGGACTAA
- a CDS encoding PHP domain-containing protein — protein sequence MEGSIYADLHVHTTNSDGELVLDEIPAVATEADIAAVAVTDHDRIHPELDAPLVRIDGIDVIHGIELRVEVGTLSERIDLLGYGVTESPALCAELDRLQTDRKTRGARIIELVERKLGITLNMEVHEGIGRPHIAYAIDAHSETDLSYQDAFDELIGANGPCYVPREVPSFKRGVSLLSEACGVVSLAHPYRYNDPEAVLELATQLDAMEYCYPYSTSNTACCSDHDLRMVERHGLLITGGSDAHNKDLGQAGLTKAEYERLLDRGGFRV from the coding sequence ATGGAAGGGTCAATCTATGCGGATCTGCACGTTCACACAACGAACTCGGACGGTGAACTTGTTCTCGATGAAATTCCAGCTGTAGCGACTGAAGCAGACATCGCCGCTGTTGCCGTCACCGACCACGATAGGATCCATCCCGAACTAGACGCACCACTTGTGCGAATTGATGGCATTGACGTTATCCACGGCATCGAACTTCGCGTTGAGGTTGGGACGCTTTCCGAACGGATCGACCTGCTCGGGTACGGTGTGACGGAATCACCCGCTCTCTGCGCCGAACTTGACCGCCTTCAGACGGATCGTAAGACCCGTGGCGCGCGCATTATCGAACTAGTTGAGCGTAAACTGGGTATTACGCTCAATATGGAGGTTCACGAAGGTATCGGTCGTCCACACATCGCATATGCAATTGATGCTCACTCCGAAACCGACCTCTCATATCAGGACGCGTTCGACGAACTCATTGGTGCCAACGGCCCTTGTTACGTTCCACGTGAGGTTCCGTCGTTCAAGAGAGGCGTTTCACTCCTTTCCGAAGCGTGCGGTGTAGTCAGCCTCGCACATCCCTACCGCTACAACGATCCTGAGGCCGTGCTCGAACTGGCTACTCAGCTCGACGCGATGGAATATTGCTACCCGTATTCGACCTCCAATACCGCCTGCTGCTCTGACCATGACCTACGAATGGTCGAACGGCACGGTCTCCTCATTACCGGTGGGAGCGACGCTCATAATAAGGACCTTGGACAGGCGGGTTTAACCAAGGCGGAGTATGAGCGGTTACTCGATAGAGGTGGATTTAGAGTATAA
- a CDS encoding helix-turn-helix domain-containing protein: MYIGSGIDKHGETKISMVSISKFRIPVEEFALAETAEKVPDLHIEINPFVAQSLDAALPVAWIRTVDFEAFEQEIEEDSTVEECSRLTVSDDERLYCLEWASEVEGNLQILLSKECAIKTVNLESTTERDVWELELICPEHETLTEIYKGCEENGISVTVDAIYRLDSDGRTTDGLSELQYQSLLKAHEMGYYNVPREVSLSELADELNVSHQALSERLRRGHGRLVESASGSTDPLKSKKNFL, from the coding sequence ATGTATATTGGGAGCGGGATTGACAAACATGGAGAGACAAAAATCAGTATGGTATCAATTAGCAAGTTTCGAATTCCTGTTGAGGAATTCGCTCTGGCCGAAACAGCCGAGAAGGTGCCTGATCTTCACATCGAAATCAACCCGTTCGTTGCACAAAGTCTCGATGCAGCACTTCCAGTCGCCTGGATACGTACGGTCGATTTCGAGGCCTTTGAGCAGGAAATCGAAGAGGATTCGACTGTTGAAGAGTGCTCACGACTAACTGTGTCTGACGATGAGCGATTATATTGCCTAGAATGGGCTAGTGAGGTTGAGGGGAACCTCCAGATTCTGTTGAGCAAAGAGTGTGCAATCAAGACCGTGAATTTGGAGTCAACCACAGAGAGAGACGTCTGGGAATTAGAATTGATATGCCCTGAGCATGAGACGCTCACGGAAATCTACAAAGGGTGCGAGGAGAACGGGATTTCAGTCACTGTTGATGCCATTTACAGGCTCGATAGCGACGGTAGAACAACAGACGGACTTTCTGAACTCCAATATCAATCACTTCTGAAAGCCCATGAGATGGGCTATTACAATGTCCCACGCGAGGTCTCGCTGAGTGAGCTTGCAGATGAACTCAACGTCTCACACCAAGCACTCTCCGAGAGGCTCCGACGTGGGCATGGGAGGCTTGTCGAGAGCGCCTCGGGATCCACGGATCCGCTTAAATCAAAGAAGAACTTCCTCTGA
- a CDS encoding bacterio-opsin activator domain-containing protein translates to MATIFEFKVPTNEFALEETLIECPDAVIEIERVVADNPNRITPYVWARTDDFAALEAAFDDDPTVEDLTRLSETGNERSYQMTWAGTIDRIVPLLTEHEGTITHATGSADGWSLRVLFPDRAVLSETHDYLQEAGFSLTVEAIYEATADGHIQYGLTETQRETIVAAFEAGYFEVPGEVTMTEFAEQLGLSHQAVSERLRRATGNLVESTLIVGDDKDEE, encoded by the coding sequence ATGGCGACGATCTTCGAATTCAAGGTTCCGACCAACGAATTCGCGCTTGAAGAAACGCTGATAGAATGCCCGGACGCGGTCATCGAAATCGAACGGGTTGTCGCGGATAATCCAAATCGGATCACCCCGTACGTATGGGCGCGCACTGACGACTTTGCGGCACTCGAAGCTGCCTTCGACGACGATCCAACCGTCGAGGACCTAACCAGACTCTCGGAGACGGGTAACGAACGCTCGTATCAAATGACGTGGGCGGGGACGATCGATCGGATCGTTCCGCTCCTGACTGAGCATGAGGGAACAATTACTCATGCAACTGGGTCGGCAGATGGGTGGAGCCTTCGCGTTCTGTTTCCGGATCGGGCAGTGCTCTCCGAGACTCATGACTATCTCCAAGAGGCGGGCTTTTCGCTGACGGTTGAAGCAATATACGAAGCCACAGCTGACGGCCATATCCAGTATGGATTGACTGAAACGCAGCGCGAGACGATTGTCGCAGCATTTGAAGCAGGCTATTTCGAGGTTCCAGGAGAGGTGACAATGACAGAGTTTGCTGAGCAACTGGGGTTATCACATCAGGCGGTCTCAGAACGGTTACGCCGAGCGACGGGCAATCTTGTCGAATCAACGCTGATTGTCGGAGATGATAAAGACGAAGAGTGA